The Falco biarmicus isolate bFalBia1 chromosome 20, bFalBia1.pri, whole genome shotgun sequence genome window below encodes:
- the TECTA gene encoding alpha-tectorin isoform X4, producing the protein MNKRSFLGTWVALLVITARQRAHVMASLYPFWQNDTKTPKVDDGSSPEIKISVPFIFLGAPYRSIYVNNNGVISFNALVSQFTPEAFPLTDGRAFVAPFWADVHNGIRGEIYYRESTDPELLRRASKDIRKHFKDMSSFSAIWIFIVTWEEVTFYGGSSTTPVNTFQAVLITDGVSSFAIFNYHEISWTTGTASGGDPLTGLGGVMAQAGFNGGNVTNFFSIPGSRTPDIVNIEETTNVNVPGRWAFKIDGREIDPANGCSLRGQFLRQGEIFWDNANCTTKCRCLDFNNEIFCQEVACSPFEACELKTKFFQCVPVESSTCVVFGDPHYHTFDGFLFHFQGSCSYLLARQCWPDSQLPYFNVEAKNENRGGSSVSWLRDIFVEVYSHKIVLPKGSFGKAKVDDLVVSLPISLELGAIKVYQSGLSTALETDFGLLVTYDGQHYASISVPGTYINATCGLCGNYNKDPEDDTLRSDGSLAVSVPDLGESWRVPHPERKCSAGCWDNCSLCDTATESLYFTSEYCGFINKSSGPLWECSAVVDPTAFVHSCVYDLCSKRDNGTSLCQAIQAYAAVCQALGISVGEWRTQTGCMTAVQCPELSHYSVCASSCPATCSDLTAPLACTSPCIEGCECNEGHVLSMDRCVPVQKCGCDVDGRYYAIGESFWAVADCTVECQCEDGGEARCFNTTCPEGEVCSIENGYRGCYPKRESLCLVGQNQVLQTFDGVTFPYPLEHSYTLLKTCPERPDFIEVDISQKKPGSAPNGPRVVRIQAVGQEVKIGGTSLSEIKVNGYDVELPYFHPSGRLEIYRSDNGTMMELEGLLAIGYYDSGLLEIHLSTTYFNCTGGLCGFFNGNASDEFCLPKGKCTDNLELFLESWTTFDEICNGECGDLLKACNNDSELLKSYRSRSNCGIINDPTNSSFLECHSVVNVSAYYRTCLFRLCHSGGNLSELCDSVARYASACKNAEVDIGQWRSHSFCPLICPENSHFEECMSCVETCETLATGPVCADTCAEGCQCNEGFALRGTRCVPRSECGCNFEGRQLATNQTFWMDIACHFLCYCNGSDNSVYCENVSCKDDEYCLEENGLYYCHVRTDASCIISGYGHYLTFDGYSFDFQSSCALVLCTTIARPRAERSDTFPAFTVTAKNEDRDTSLALWVKQVEVEVFNYNIVIHRAYKYTVLINDERLYLPLKLGQGKVNIFAFGFHIVVETDFGLKVVYDWKTFLSVTVPRSFQNLTYGLCGRYNGNPEDDLTAAGGVPAASVTEFVQSWAKQDAFCRVGCGDRCPACGKVEGFWKPQQLCSLIPSQSGVFAKCHSKISPSFFYKNCLFDTCVDGGAMQTACSWLQNYASTCQTQGIAITGWRNFTSCSVSCPPNSHYESCVSLCQPRCAAIRLKSDCSHYCMEGCQCDPGYVLNGKSCILPHNCGCYSDGKYYEPKQLFWNGDCTRRCRCFRRNLIQCDPRHCKSDEECALRNGVRGCFSTRSSFCLAAGGGVFRTFDGAFLRFPANCAFVLSTICQKLPDFSFQLIINFDKWSSPNLTVISPVYFYINEEQILITDRNTVKVNGSHVSIPFVTGLSTKIFSQEGFLVIDSSPDIQIRYNGFNVIKIVIGERLQNKVCGLCGNFNGDQTDDYATLRGKPAVSSVVLAQSWKTNGMQKSCNELQYSQYAASCDNVQIQELQSDSYCLKLTDMKGFFQPCYGLLDPLPFYESCFLDGCYNHKKVQLCGSLAAYGEACRTFGILGTEWIEKENCSGVVEDPCVGADCPNRSCELDNGGELCGCIEPPPYGNTTHDIIDAEVTCKAAQMEVSISKCKLFQLGFEREGVRVNDRHCPGIEGEDFISFQINNTKGNCGNVVQSNSTHIVYKNTVWIESANNTGNIITRDRTINVEFSCAYELDIKISLDSVVRPMLSVINLTVPTQEGSFTTKMALYKNSSYKHPYRQGEVVLTTRDVLYVGVFVVGADSNHLILMLNKCYATPSRDSNDKLRYFIIEGGCQNMKDNTIGIEENGVSLTCRFHVTVFKFIGDYDEVHLHCAVSLCDSEKYSCKIDRTGARTTVAVSRSAQARQMDPCAAA; encoded by the exons GTAAACACTTTCCAAGCTGTCCTAATCACAGACGGAGTGTCATCTTTTGCCATATTTAACTACCATGAAATCAGCTGGACCACAGGGACAGCCAGCGGAGGGGACCCCCTAACTGGTCTTGGTGGGGTGATGGCCCAG GCTGGCTTCAATGGTGGAAATGTCACCAACTTCTTTAGCATCCCAGGCTCCAGAACTCCTGACATTGTCAATATTGAAGAAACAACCAATGTTAATGTTCCAGGGCGCTGGGCTTTCAAAATAGATGGCAGGGAAATAGATCCAGCCAATGGTTGCAGCCTGAGAG gACAGTTTCTCCGTCAAGGGGAAATCTTCTGGGACAATGCCAACTGCACCACCAAGTGCCGCTGCCTGGATTTCAACAATGAGATCTTCTGCCAGGAGGTGGCTTGCAGCCCCTTTGAAGCGTGCGAGCTGAAGACCAAGTTCTTCCAGTGCGTGCCGGTGGAAAGCAGCACCTGCGTGGTGTTTGGAGATCCACATTACCACACCTTCGATGGCTTCCTCTTTCACTTCCAGGGTTCCTGCTCCTACCTCCTtgccaggcagtgctggccaGACTCCCAGCTGCCCTACTTCAACGTGGAGGCCAAGAATGAAAACCGAGGCGGCTCCTCCGTCTCCTGGCTGAGGGATATTTTTGTGGAGGTCTACTCACACAAGATTGTCCTCCCTAAGGGCAGCTTTGGGAAAGCAAAG GTGGATGACTTGGTGGTGTCCCTACCCATCTCTCTGGAACTGGGCGCAATAAAAGTCTACCAAAGTGGCTTATCTACAGCCCTGGAGACTGACTTTGGCCTGCTGGTGACCTACGATGGACAACACTATGCCTCCATCTCTGTTCCGGGCACGTACATCAATGCCACATGCGGTCTGTGTGGGAATTACAATAAGGACCCCGAGGACGATACCCTCCGCTCAGACGGGAGTTTGGCCGTGTCCGTGCCGGACCTGGGCGAGAGCTGGCGAGTGCCGCACCCTGAGCGAAAAtgctcagctggctgctgggacaACTGCAGCCTCTGCGACACTGCCACCGAGTCTCTCTATTTCACCTCCGAATACTGTGGCTTCATCAACAAGAGCAGTGGGCCGCTGTGGGAGTGCAGTGCCGTTGTGGACCCCACTGCCTTCGTCCACAGCTGCGTCTATGACCTCTGCAGCAAACGGGATAACGGCACCAGCCTGTGCCAAGCCATCCAGGCATACGCCGCAGTGTGCCAGGCCCTGGGCATCTCGGTGGGAGAGTGGCGCACCCAGACGGGATGCA TGACAGCCGTGCAGTGCCCAGAGCTCAGCCACTACTCGGtgtgtgccagcagctgccccgcCACATGTTCGGACCTCACGGCCCCGCTTGCCTGCACATCCCCATGCATCGAGGGCTGCGAGTGCAACGAGGGCCATGTCCTCAGCATGGACCGCTGTGTCCCCGTCCAGAAGTGCGGCTGCGATGTGGATGGCCGGTACTATGCCATCGGGGAGTCTTTCTGGGCAGTAGCAGACTGTACAGTGGAGTGCCAGTGTGAGGATGGCGGGGAGGCCAGGTGCTTTAATACCACCTGTCCCGAAGGAGAGGTCTGCTCCATTGAGAATGGCTACCGGGGCTGCTACCCCAAGCGAGAGAGCCTGTGTTTGGTGGGGCAGAACCAGGTGCTGCAGACATTTGATGGTGTCACCTTCCCCTATCCACTGGAGCACTCCTACACGCTGCTCAAAACCTGTCCAGAGAGACCAGACTTCATCGAGGTGGACATCAGCCAAAAGAAACCCGGATCCGCTCCCAATGGACCACGTGTCGTGCGGATCCAGGCAGTTGGCCAAGAGGTGAAGATTGGAGGCACCAGCCTGTCAGAGATCAAG GTGAATGGTTATGATGTGGAGCTGCCCTATTTCCACCCTTCTGGCCGCCTGGAAATTTACCGTAGTGACAACGGCACCATGATGGAGTTGGAGGGGCTCCTGGCTATCGGCTACTATGACTCAGGCCTCCTAGAGATCCACCTCTCCACCACCTACTTCAACTGCACTGGGGGCCTGTGTGGCTTTTTCAACGGCAACGCCAGCGATGAGTTCTGCTTGCCCAAAGGCAAGTGTACGGACAACCTGGAGCTCTTCCTGGAGAGCTGGACCACGTTTGATGAGATCTGCAATGGGGAGTGCGGGGACCTCCTCAAGGCTTGCAATAATGACTCAGAGCTGCTCAAGTCGTACAGGAGCCGCTCCAACTGCGGCATCATCAACGACCCCACCAACAGCTCCTTCCTGGAGTGCCACAGTGTGGTCAATGTCTCAGCCTACTACAGGACGTGCCTCTTCCGTCTCTGCCATAGTGGGGGCAACTTGTCGGAGCTGTGTGACTCGGTGGCACGCTACGCCAGTGCCTGCAAGAATGCCGAGGTGGACATTGGCCAGTGGAGGAGCCACAGCTTTTGCC CTCTCATCTGCCCAGAGAACAGCCATTTTGAGGAGTGCATGAGCTGCGTGGAGACCTGCGAGACCCTGGCCACCGGCCCTGTCTGCGCCGACACCTGTGCAGAGGGCTGCCAGTGCAATGAGGGCTTTGCTCTCCGTGGCACCCGCTGCGTTCCCCGCAGCGAGTGCGGCTGCAATTTCGAGGGGCGCCAGCTGGCCACCAACCAGACCTTTTGGATGGACATCGCCTGCCACTTCCTCTGCTACTGCAATGGCTCCGACAACAGCGTGTATTGTGAGAATGTCTCCTGCAAGGATGATGAGTACTGCCTGGAGGAGAACGGCCTTTACTACTGTCATGTCCGCACTGATGCCTCCTGCATCATCTCCGGCTATGGGCACTACCTGACTTTTGATGGCTACTCTTTCGACTTCCAGAGCAGCTGCGCATTGGTCCTGTGCACCACGATCGCCCGACCGAGGGCAGAGCGCTCGGACACTTTCCCAGCGTTCACTGTTACAGCCAAGAATGAGGATCGGGACACCTCTCTGGCCCTGTGGGTGAAACAAGTTGAAGTAGAGGTCTTCAATTACAACATTGTCATCCACCGTGCTTACAAATATACTGTGCTG atCAATGATGAGCGTCTCTACCTGCCCCTGAAGCTGGGCCAGGGCAAAGTGAACATCTTTGCCTTTGGCTTTCACATTGTGGTTGAGACCGACTTTGGGCTGAAGGTGGTGTACGATTGGAAGACCTTCCTCTCTGTCACCGTCCCACGCAGTTTCCAGAACCTGACCTACGGCCTCTGTGGCCGCTACAATGGCAACCCTGAGGATGATCTGACAGCAGCAGGCGGTGTGCCAGCTGCCAGCGTCACTGAATTTGTCCAGAGCTGGGCGAAGCAGGATGCATTCTGCcgtgtgggctgtggtgaccgtTGCCCTGCTTGCGGGAAGGTGGAAGGCTTTTGGAAACcccaacagctctgcagcctcaTCCCAAGCCAAAGCGGCGTCTTTGCTAAATGCCACAGCAAGATCAGCCCCAGCTTCTTCTACAAGAACTGCCTCTTTGACACCTGTGTTGATGGGGGAGCCATGCAAACAGCCTGCAGCTGGTTGCAGAATTACGCCAGCACATGCCAGACACAAGGCATTGCCATTACCGGCTGGAGGAACTTCACCTCATGCT CCGTCAGCTGTCCCCCCAACAGCCACTATGAGAGCTGCGTGTCCCTGTGCCAGCCCCGATGTGCTGCCATCCGGCTGAAGAGTGACTGCAGCCACTACTGCATGGAGGGATGCCAGTGTGACCCTGGGTATGTCCTCAACGGCAAGAGCTGCATCCTTCCCCACAACTGCGGCTGCTATTCCGATGGCAAATACTACGAG CCCAAGCAGCTCTTCTGGAATGGGGACTGCACCCGCCGGTGCCGCTGCTTCCGGCGCAACCTCATCCAGTGTGACCCACGGCACTGCAAGTCGGACGAGGAGTGCGCCCTGCGCAACGGCGTCCGTGGCTGCTTCAGCACCAGGAGCTCCTTCTGCCTGGCAGCAGGCGGCGGCGTCTTCCGCACCTTCGACGGGGCCTTCCTCCGCTTCCCTGCCAACTGTGCCTTCGTCCTCTCCACCATCTGCCAGAAGCTGCCTGACTTCTCCTTCCAGCTCATCATAAATTTTGACAAGTGGTCGTCGCCCAATCTCACTGTCATCTCCCCCGTGTACTTCTACATCAACGAGGAGCAGATTCTCATCACTGACAGGAATACTGTCAAG GTGAACGGCAGCCACGTGAGCATCCCCTTTGTCACGGGGCTTTCCACAAAGATCTTCAGCCAGGAGGGTTTCCTGGTCATTGACTCCAGCCCCGACATCCAGATCCGCTACAATGGCTTCAATGTCATCAAAATTGTCATTGGGGAGCGGCTGCAAAACAAGGTGTGCGGCCTCTGCGGCAACTTCAATGGCGACCAGACAGATGACTATGCAACGCTGCGGGGGAAGCCGGCGGTCAGCAGTGTGGTGCTGGCGCAGAGCTGGAAGACCAACGGCATGCAGAAGAG CTGCAACGAGCTGCAGTACTCGCAGTACGCCGCTTCCTGCGACAACGTCCAgatccaggagctgcagagcgACAGCTACTGCCTGAAGCTGACAGACATGAAAGGCTTCTTCCAGCCCTGCTACGGCCTCCTGGACCCCCTGCCCTTTTACGAGTCCTGCTTTCTGGATGGCTGCTACAATCACAAGAAGGTCCAGCTGTGTGGCTCACTGGCTGCCTATGGCGAGGCCTGCCGCACCTTCGGCATCCTGGGCACTGAGTGGATCGAGAAGGAGAATTGCT CAGGAGTGGTGGAAGATCCCTGTGTGGGCGCTGACTGCCCCAACCGCAGCTGCGAGCTGGACAACGGCGGGGAGCTGTGTGGGTGCATCGAGCCACCACCCTATGGGAACA CCACCCATGACATCATTGATGCAGAGGTGACCTGCAAAGCTGCCCAAATGGAGGTGTCCATTTCCAAGTGCAagctgttccagctgggctttgaGCGCGAGGGGGTGCGGGTCAATGACCGCCACTGCCCCGGCATCGAAGGGGAGGACTTCATCTCTTTCCAGATCAACAACACCAAAGGCAACTGTGGCAATGTGGTGCAG TCGAACAGCACACACATAGTGTACAAGAACACGGTGTGGATTGAGAGTGCAAACAACACAGGCAACATCATCACCCGGGACCGGACCATCAACGTGGAGTTTTCCTGTGCCTACGAGCTGGACATCAAGATCTCCCTGGATTCAGTTGTGCGGCCAATGCTCAG CGTGATTAACCTGACGGTGCCGACGCAGGAAGGGAGCTTCACAACCAAGATGGCCCTGTACAAGAACTCATCCTACAAGCACCCTTACCGGCAGGGCGAGGTGGTGCTCACCACCCGAGATGTGCTCTACGTGGGGGTCTTTGTGGTCGGGGCTGATTCCAACCACTTGATCCTGATGCTGAACAAGTGCTATGCGACACCCTCACGGGACAGCAACGACAAGCTGCGCTACTTCATCATCGAGGGAGG GTGCCAAAACATGAAGGACAACACCATCGGCATAGAGGAGAACGGGGTGTCATTGACATGTCGTTTCCACGTCACCGTCTTCAAGTTCATCGGGGATTATGATGAAGTTCACCTCCACTGCGCCGTCTCGCTCTGCGATTCAGAGAAATACTCCTGCAAAATA GATCGGACTGGTGCGAGGACAACGGTGGCTGTGAGCAGATCTGCACAAGCCAGGCAGATGGACCCCTGTGCAGCTGCGTGA